The genomic interval CGTCAAACACCTCAGCCTTGCAACGACTCAGACTCGGCCTAATGTTTTTCTCTCACTTTGCCGCCCCCTCTACGCCACCCTGACAGCGACCGCGTACGTTTCTACATTACACACTTTACTAGATATTCACAAAATTTCATCCATGTTGCAAGATTTcgcgagttcatagctgaaatttTGCGAGAACGGCCTTCCCCGTATCTGTTCTTTCCATTGGATTGCGACATGATGTCAAGAAAGACAGAAAGTGTATATATGCGTGATGCAACAACATACCccctccctaaaaaaaaaactatcttaCCTATGAACCTGGATACAGTTCGTTGctagaaatgtttttttttttttttttggacggagaagTATATGCTTGCCGAAAGATTTTCTCTGTAGcagctactactagctagcaTCTGAACAAGGCACAGATTGGGCTTCTACTTTCTTTTCTAGGAACTGTAGTTTCAGACTATCAGACAAGGAAAGTAAGTTGAGCAAACAAAATATCTATGTGAGTGACAAGTGAAACAATTCTGATCTATAAGTGCATCATCAGTTCTTGCACTTCCATCaaccacaagtccacaacaaTCCAACAAATCCACTTACAACTTCACAACAATTTCAAGCTTGATCTTGTCTATCCTTAGCTGCAGCTTCAGGTTCAGGGTTGCTACGGCGTCAGAACCGCGAGCCGCCTGCTGCAGCATCAGGCCTCATCTCGGCCTCCTTCCCTTTCCCGCGGAAATACCAATATACTTTCTGCAAGTAGAAGCAGAGGTTTTCCCATGATTAAAATTCTGTCTTGAAGGAAGTTATATCACTGGGTTTATATATGTAGGCAAAGTTAATTAATGCGGTTGTGTGCGCTTACCTGCATGACCCATATGCTCAGCAACGCCTCAAGGACGAACATCGCGAAACCCAGGAAGAATAATATCTGAAAGACGGAAATAGTTCATGTAATTATGAAAGCATTGAAAGAGGGAACTAGTGCCACTAACAACATTGTATCCCTTCAGTCGTACAACTAGTATCTGAAGTATAATAAGGACCCAGGTATGAAACACTGCCCcgatccataaaaaaaattaagcttattttttttataaatcttGTTATGTAAACTGAGGACTAATCTTGTAATAAAAGAGTATTATGTATGGCCTCGTTGGTTGTCCAAAAGCTAACTATAAGTTGTAACGGTTTATTAGcgatataaaataatttatgtgtaaatcatttatatatgtgttgaaaatatgttaaaatCAACTTAACTTTGAAAATTCAAAGTTTCGCATTGGCTTATTCTTTTTAGGGCAACCGATGGGGCTAACAATTTctatcaaaataaatatagcaaGTGAAACTGTATTTGAAAGAACGATTTTATGGTACTAACTTGAGGAGTTGCCAAAAGTTGTTTTCTTTAGATAATTAACGATTTATTAATCTAAGTTAATTACATTAAGGTGATACAACTACTCTCTGAACTCTCCAGGTACCTCATTGTAGCTaacatttcatatatatattgaaaaactTGTTCCAGTCTGAAAacatcataatattttttccttCCATTATGAGAAAAATGTCCATCCACACATGGTACATCAACACTCTTACACTCACACACATCCCGCAAGCACTCACCCGCGATTGTGCTCGTTCAACAAATGGTCAATAGATTTAGGTTAGCATAACTCCATGGACCATATTTAAACTTCCTACCGTAAGACCACATTTATGCGTATAAATTGTGGGTGCTAGTATTAAAGCTTGAGATTTCTTTTagatatggcttgaagatgttAGCAATTgcttaaattaaattatttttagattttgaaATGTGCAAATTGCACTATTGTTTTCTGTTCCCATTCTCATAATCGAGAAATGCTGTCACAGTATAAACTCACCCCGACTGCACCATTGTAGCCTATCACGTTGATCGCTTGAAAAATTCCCCTGGGAATGATAAATAACATAAGAGAAGCTCGTCAGTTAAAGTTCCAAAACCGCAAAGGAAGTAGCATAAGCTGAGAAGAAACATTAGCAATTTTATGCAACATAGTTAAATTGGACATGAGGAATAGTCAAAGTAAAGCTTCTTTGTGATACACATACAGATATATTAAATAAACTGAAAATATTTACTTATGAGAAAACGAAGCACTTTCTACAATTCAATCTGTAAATAACTAATTGTCAAGCTGAAATAAGAACTatataaaaaccaaaaaaaaaaaggctaaaagGACCTTACGTCAATGATCTTCCAACGAAAAAAATTGATGGAGAAATGGCTGCATAGATGCAGAAAGATATATGGAACTGCATAGTCAATAAGAACACATAAGCCATTCTTATTGGAACAAGTAGGCAATAGGAtgtaaaataaattcaaaatttccagATCTTCCAAGAGACCAAGAAAACTTACAAAGTAGAACAGGAAGAACCACCCATATCTGAAAGCACTTTCTTTCCTAGAGAATATGGGATCGTGTCAAatgattttttagataattgatAGAAATCTGGCTTCTATATTAACAAAATAACAAGTGGGTATACACAACCAAGTGTCAAGTAGTGATGATCAAGTTTTGACCAGGTACTCTAGTACAATACTATAATGTTTGCTAATATTAATTCAGAGAATCAGTAAGGGCATTATATGTAGTACCTCATGGCACGATAAAGAGGCCGGTACCATGAAAAATAGGCACCTGGGCATCCTGTAATGAAGTATATGGCAGCCAGAAACCAGGCCCTAGGGTCTGCATAGATGAAATAAATTAACATATTTGCTCAAAACTAACAAATTAGGGACAAAAGCTTAACATACAAGGCATGAATgcaaattaaataagatgaatttCTCTGAAACCATACCGCCCCACATAATCGCAATAGCACTGACACATATTATGTTCCAGAAGAGGCATATCACCAACCCTGCATGAGAGGTATGCATAATCTTAGCCCGTAGTTACACTTTCGATAACTTATAGTTCTTGAAAAATAGCTATGTTTTAAGAAAATAGTCAATTACTGATTATTTGTACCTAGGAGTGATGCAAAAGCGACATACTGCACTCGCTGCAAGTGCACGGGTATGTCATTTGAGATATCAACATGAATGACGGGGAAGAATGGAGGCCAGTTTTTTGGCTCTATAAAAACTCCAGCTGTGTATTCAAGAGGAACACTGGCACGAAATTAATGGGAAATATCAAATAGAACATATGTATGGTTAAtacaaaaaaatacaatttacctCTTGCAAGTGCTTCTTCCCTTCTTTTTAGTTCCTGCAGAAAATTAGTTTAGTATCTGCATACATAACAGGAAAATATAACACCACTGTATATTTTATTTAGCGAAAATATGTAATGTAAAGCATATATGTAATGGAAACTTAAAAAGTACCATAGGatataaaaatgatttgagatTTGTCCACATCACAATAAGTAAAACTTCTACTCATGATTGAATATCCAAGTCCAAGAGTAAAATTTTTAGTCATGGTGAATCTGAgattaaaagttttactcatggTAATGTAGATGAGtctcaaacatttttttctttcattctaGAGTGGTCTCTAGATTTTCATTACATCTGTGgttgcactatatattttcccATTTATTTTAGCTAGTGCATGCATACCTGTTCTCTCTTGTTTAGCTCAGCCTCTTTAGCCAATagttctctctcctttttcttcagGCCCTGAAGATTTGCAGACATGGTCAAGGGACATGATCTGGGGTttaaaaaaggggaaaaaatactAGGGAAGCTCTAATACTGGGTCCAGTAAGTTGGCTTAAGCTCGAAGAATCGCCATATATGGCAGTAAAATGGTTCGTTTTTTACCCTTCATGAGTATATGGTGGCATTCTTCCCATGAAGATAATAAAGATAAAGTTAgtgtaagcaaaaaaaaaaaccattagtgcatgataaattaagttttaattattacaaacttgaacaATCAAATTATATGATATTTCAaagcaacttatatatagaaagtttttgcacgaatcATGCTGTTAGCAGTGTAAAAATTATGCTAATGAAAAATCGAGATAAAATCTATACAGAAAGGAACACCACCTATATATGTTAAACAGTGAcgaactagaaaaaaaatatttacgagTGCAAGTGAAATAAAACTAACATAATCAACATATGATTTCCATGGTGTCAGAGTTAAGTCCGATTAAGTTCACATGATCAATCGAGAAGCAACGTTACGAGATGCACTACTGGGTTTATGTGAATATAGGATGTGCGCGACAATAGGTGGTGGGTGAGCCCCCTCtgcaaaaggaataagttcaccttagATCCCTCAATTCGTCGCCCACTCTGATTTTAGTCCTTCAGccgaaaaaccagatatagCCGATCCGCCAACtcacaaaaccagtgcaaacgagATCTCTTGGCAGCGTCGTCttcggttttggctgacgtggcgtctactggcttatttgactaggtctttgtACGTAGTACTAGCAAATAATATCTGCTGATCAGCGAGGATGTACTACTTAAGCAGTCCAGATACCTTTTTACTATCAAGAGGATCCACGGATGCACCAGGGTCATTGTAGAAGGCAACAGGTTCATGAGGGAGTGGAGTTGGACGTGGGTGCTACatgaatacaaatatatatggtCAGTTCATGACAAGTTGAAAAGAGGTACGCAGACCAAACAATTTGAAATGTATAGAAACAATTTCGGAATCACAATACTACAGTCACATAATTGCTTTGCAACTGACAATAACTATATCAGTTTCTTGTTGCAGGTTTCGATGTTCATGGAAACTTAAGTGACCAAAAGATTGTCCAAcagaagaaaaacaagaagCTGGGAAATTAAACTCAGGAGGGATCGAGATATCAGGCCAAATTA from Oryza glaberrima chromosome 3, OglaRS2, whole genome shotgun sequence carries:
- the LOC127768563 gene encoding secretory carrier-associated membrane protein 4-like, whose product is MAAGGRWGHSDNPFEEVEIDQVNPFSHPRPTPLPHEPVAFYNDPGASVDPLDSKKGLKKKERELLAKEAELNKREQELKRREEALARAGVFIEPKNWPPFFPVIHVDISNDIPVHLQRVQYVAFASLLGLVICLFWNIICVSAIAIMWGDPRAWFLAAIYFITGCPGAYFSWYRPLYRAMRKESAFRYGWFFLFYFFHISFCIYAAISPSIFFVGRSLTGIFQAINVIGYNGAVGILFFLGFAMFVLEALLSIWVMQKVYWYFRGKGKEAEMRPDAAAGGSRF